One genomic region from Erythrobacter mangrovi encodes:
- the era gene encoding GTPase Era: MSTGENKRCGVVAVIGAPNAGKSTLVNQLVGQKVAITSAKAQTTRARMLGIALLGDTQMILVDTPGIFTPKRRLDRAMVSAAWEGAEAADAVLLLVDPIKQRRHELEPLIESLAGRPERKILVLNKVDVAKKEPLLALAQELTGKVDFAEVFFVSALTGDGVPEVKAALAEMMPEGVWHYPEDQVSDASERLLATEITREQLYKQLHEELPYDSAVRPELYQHRPDGSLEIHQQIVVTRDNQRAIVLGKGGSRIKAIGEAARKELTEMLGVKVHLFLHVKVEENWAESKELFEEIGLDWVR; this comes from the coding sequence GTGAGTACTGGCGAAAATAAGCGCTGCGGCGTCGTTGCGGTTATCGGGGCGCCCAATGCGGGCAAGTCGACGCTGGTAAACCAGCTGGTCGGCCAGAAGGTCGCGATCACCAGCGCCAAGGCGCAGACCACCCGCGCGCGGATGCTGGGCATCGCCCTGCTTGGCGATACGCAGATGATCCTGGTCGACACGCCGGGCATCTTCACGCCCAAGCGGCGGCTCGACCGGGCCATGGTCAGCGCGGCGTGGGAAGGCGCCGAAGCGGCCGACGCGGTGTTGCTGCTGGTCGACCCGATCAAGCAGCGCCGGCACGAACTTGAACCGCTGATTGAAAGCCTTGCCGGGCGACCCGAGCGCAAGATCCTGGTCCTCAACAAGGTCGACGTGGCGAAGAAAGAGCCGTTGCTGGCGCTGGCGCAGGAACTGACCGGTAAGGTCGACTTTGCCGAGGTCTTCTTCGTCTCTGCACTCACCGGCGACGGGGTGCCCGAAGTCAAGGCGGCGCTCGCGGAGATGATGCCCGAAGGCGTATGGCACTATCCCGAAGACCAGGTGAGCGACGCCAGCGAGCGCCTGCTCGCCACCGAGATCACCCGTGAACAGCTGTACAAGCAACTGCACGAGGAACTGCCCTATGACAGCGCGGTGCGGCCCGAACTTTACCAGCACCGCCCTGACGGCAGCCTGGAAATCCACCAGCAGATCGTGGTCACCCGCGACAACCAGCGCGCCATCGTGCTGGGCAAGGGCGGCAGCCGGATCAAGGCGATCGGCGAGGCGGCGCGCAAGGAACTGACCGAAATGCTCGGCGTGAAGGTCCACCTCTTCCTGCATGTGAAGGTCGAGGAGAACTGGGCCGAGAGCAAGGAACTGTTCGAAGAAATCGGCCTGGACTGGGTGCGGTGA
- a CDS encoding MgtC/SapB family protein yields the protein MIATGPDLLHVGAALAVGLLVGIERGWKLRGEADGARVAGIRTFTLLGFGAGFAGLLQSFGYPFIAGLLITASAGIVALGYWRDMGAKGSPDATSAVAAMVTLALGFLAGAGEPALAVAGAAVVTLVLALRSETHRLLGLLDEADVKALARYAVIAGAVYPFLPNGRFGPYDAWDPHSLWLVVIVVTGFSFAGYAANRIFGAKRGTIATAIIGGAYSSTAVTYSFSQKLGAGAGGGAENAGIALATAVMYLRVIVLVAILATSLLLPFVTIVAPALITGFAVSWLLYRRAPHSTGPAPPGNPIALLPAFTFVAFVAAAAVAARWAEGTFGEQGLAVLLLVMGTMDVDAAIVTAGGLEPGTIAPQLAALAIGGTILANMTVKLGTTIAYGKREARPAALALAASMVALAVSLAVGYARL from the coding sequence GTGATCGCGACCGGCCCAGACCTGCTCCATGTCGGCGCGGCGCTTGCCGTGGGCCTGCTCGTCGGCATCGAACGCGGCTGGAAGCTTCGTGGCGAGGCGGACGGGGCGCGCGTTGCCGGCATCCGCACCTTCACCCTGCTCGGCTTTGGCGCTGGCTTTGCCGGCCTGTTGCAGTCCTTCGGCTATCCATTCATCGCGGGATTACTGATCACCGCAAGCGCGGGGATCGTCGCCCTAGGCTACTGGCGCGACATGGGCGCCAAGGGCAGCCCGGACGCCACCAGCGCCGTCGCGGCAATGGTAACCCTGGCACTGGGCTTCCTCGCCGGGGCGGGAGAGCCCGCGCTGGCGGTGGCAGGCGCGGCAGTAGTCACGCTGGTGCTGGCATTGCGCAGCGAAACGCATCGCTTGCTCGGCCTGCTCGACGAGGCCGACGTCAAGGCGCTCGCGCGCTACGCCGTCATCGCCGGGGCGGTCTATCCCTTCCTGCCCAATGGCCGCTTCGGACCCTACGACGCATGGGATCCGCATTCGCTGTGGCTGGTGGTGATCGTGGTGACCGGCTTTTCCTTCGCCGGCTATGCTGCCAACCGCATCTTCGGGGCGAAGCGCGGCACCATCGCCACCGCGATCATCGGCGGGGCCTACAGCTCGACCGCAGTGACCTATTCCTTCTCGCAAAAGCTGGGCGCGGGTGCAGGCGGCGGGGCGGAGAATGCCGGGATCGCGCTCGCCACGGCGGTGATGTACCTGCGGGTGATCGTGCTCGTCGCGATCCTCGCAACCAGCCTGCTGCTGCCCTTCGTGACGATCGTCGCGCCTGCGCTGATCACGGGCTTTGCGGTAAGCTGGCTGCTCTATCGCCGGGCCCCGCACAGCACCGGCCCTGCCCCGCCGGGCAATCCGATCGCGCTACTCCCTGCCTTCACCTTCGTCGCCTTTGTCGCCGCCGCGGCAGTCGCCGCACGCTGGGCCGAGGGCACTTTTGGCGAGCAGGGCCTTGCCGTGCTGTTGCTGGTGATGGGTACCATGGACGTCGACGCAGCGATCGTCACCGCGGGCGGGCTCGAGCCGGGCACCATCGCCCCGCAACTCGCCGCGCTGGCGATCGGCGGGACGATCCTTGCCAACATGACCGTGAAGCTGGGCACGACCATCGCCTATGGCAAGCGCGAAGCCCGCCCCGCCGCGCTGGCGCTTGCGGCCAGCATGGTTGCCCTGGCGGTAAGCCTGGCAGTGGGCTACGCGCGACTGTAA
- the topA gene encoding type I DNA topoisomerase: protein MQLVIVESPAKAKTIEKYLGKDFKVLASYGHVRDLPAKDGSVRPDEGFAMDWELYRDKQGRFKEIADAAKKADRLVLATDPDREGEAISWHVRELLAKRKALPKEVDRVTFNAITKQAVTDAMAKPRELDQPLIDAYLARRALDYLYGFTLSPVLWRRLPGAKSAGRVQSVALRLIVDREREIEAFRAEEYWSVVATMEQDGTEFAARLVKYDGKKLDKLTLGDRGTAMAARQAVEDGRFTIEEIETKPLKRNPAPPFTTSTLQQEAARKLGFSASHTMRLAQSLYEAGAITYMRTDGVQMDGSAIAACRKAVSERYSGHYLPEKPRIYQTKAKNAQEAHEAIRPTDFSRDRAGSGDEGKLYDLIFKRAMASQMAAASLERTTVTMRDPTGRHELRATGQVVKFPGFLAVYQEGFDDKGDEDEDGLLPVMHKGDSPLKKGVDANQHFTQPPPRFSEASLVKRLEELGIGRPSTYASTIQTLRDRAYVRMEKNRFFAEESGRLLTAFLERFFERYVAFDFTAGMEDELDTVSDGREDWKELLEAFWKDFKPKTEEVMDKKPSEVTEVLDDFLSGYLFPERADGKDARHCPLCEAEGRDGGRLALRGGKYGAFVACANYPECKYTRQFAAPGGSEQGGEDSVLGNDPETGLPVERKTGRFGPYIQLGEGKDAKRASIPKDLDDFDLEWALKLLNLPRIIGTHPETGLEIEANIGRYGPYLRHDGKYGKLTSTREVFEIGMNRAVDVLAQAANRGNGGTRAKAEPIKLLGAHPTSGGEIKVMPGRYGPYVTDGTTNATIPKDVKPEEITEAQAIELIDARAAKGPAKKKGRKAPARKKAAPKKKAAAKKAAG from the coding sequence ATGCAGCTAGTCATCGTAGAATCCCCCGCCAAGGCTAAGACCATCGAGAAATACCTCGGCAAGGACTTCAAGGTTCTCGCCTCCTACGGCCATGTCCGCGACCTACCGGCCAAGGACGGCAGCGTGCGCCCGGACGAGGGTTTCGCGATGGATTGGGAGCTCTATCGCGACAAGCAGGGCCGCTTCAAGGAAATCGCCGACGCCGCGAAGAAGGCCGACCGGCTGGTCCTCGCCACCGACCCTGATCGCGAAGGAGAGGCAATTTCGTGGCACGTCAGGGAGCTGCTGGCCAAGCGCAAGGCGCTGCCCAAGGAGGTCGACCGGGTCACCTTCAACGCGATCACCAAGCAGGCGGTCACCGACGCGATGGCGAAGCCGCGCGAACTCGACCAACCGCTGATCGATGCCTACCTCGCGCGCCGCGCGCTCGACTACCTCTACGGCTTCACCCTTTCGCCGGTGCTGTGGCGTCGCCTGCCCGGCGCCAAGAGCGCGGGCCGCGTGCAGTCGGTCGCGCTGCGGCTGATCGTCGATCGCGAGCGCGAGATCGAGGCCTTCCGCGCCGAGGAATACTGGTCGGTCGTTGCCACGATGGAGCAGGACGGGACCGAGTTCGCCGCGCGACTGGTCAAATATGACGGCAAGAAGCTCGACAAGCTGACGCTGGGCGACCGCGGTACTGCCATGGCCGCGCGCCAGGCGGTCGAGGACGGGCGCTTCACGATCGAGGAGATCGAGACCAAGCCGCTCAAGCGCAATCCCGCGCCGCCGTTCACCACTTCGACCCTCCAGCAGGAGGCAGCCCGCAAGCTGGGCTTTTCGGCCAGCCATACCATGCGCCTGGCGCAGTCGCTCTATGAGGCGGGAGCGATCACTTACATGCGTACCGACGGCGTGCAGATGGACGGCAGCGCCATCGCCGCCTGCCGCAAGGCAGTGAGCGAGCGCTATTCGGGCCATTACCTCCCCGAAAAGCCGCGCATCTACCAGACCAAGGCCAAGAACGCGCAGGAGGCGCACGAGGCGATCCGCCCGACCGACTTCAGCCGCGACCGTGCCGGTTCGGGTGACGAAGGCAAGCTCTACGACCTGATCTTCAAGCGCGCGATGGCGAGCCAGATGGCCGCTGCCTCGCTCGAACGAACCACCGTGACCATGCGCGACCCCACCGGTCGCCACGAGCTGCGCGCCACCGGCCAGGTGGTGAAGTTCCCCGGCTTCCTCGCGGTCTACCAGGAAGGCTTCGACGACAAAGGGGACGAGGACGAAGACGGCTTGCTGCCCGTCATGCACAAGGGCGACAGCCCGCTGAAGAAGGGCGTCGACGCCAACCAGCACTTCACCCAGCCGCCGCCGCGCTTCTCCGAAGCGAGCCTCGTCAAGCGGCTCGAGGAGCTCGGCATCGGCCGCCCATCGACCTATGCTTCGACCATCCAGACGCTGCGCGATCGCGCCTATGTGCGGATGGAGAAGAACCGCTTCTTTGCCGAGGAAAGCGGACGGCTGCTGACTGCCTTCCTCGAGCGCTTCTTCGAACGTTACGTCGCCTTCGATTTCACCGCCGGGATGGAAGACGAACTCGATACCGTTTCGGACGGGCGCGAGGACTGGAAGGAGCTGCTCGAAGCGTTCTGGAAGGACTTCAAGCCGAAGACCGAAGAGGTGATGGACAAGAAGCCTTCGGAAGTGACCGAGGTGCTCGACGATTTCCTCTCGGGCTACCTCTTTCCCGAACGCGCCGACGGCAAGGATGCACGCCATTGTCCGCTGTGCGAAGCCGAAGGACGCGATGGCGGCCGGCTGGCGCTGCGCGGTGGCAAATACGGCGCCTTCGTCGCCTGCGCCAACTATCCCGAATGCAAGTACACCCGCCAGTTTGCGGCACCCGGCGGTTCCGAGCAGGGCGGCGAGGATTCGGTGCTCGGCAACGATCCCGAAACCGGCCTGCCGGTCGAGCGCAAGACCGGGCGTTTCGGCCCCTACATCCAGCTTGGCGAAGGCAAGGACGCCAAGCGCGCCAGCATCCCCAAGGACCTCGACGATTTCGACCTCGAATGGGCGTTGAAACTGCTGAACCTGCCCCGGATCATCGGCACGCATCCCGAGACGGGGCTTGAAATCGAGGCCAATATCGGACGCTACGGCCCCTACCTGCGGCACGACGGCAAGTACGGGAAGCTAACGAGCACGCGCGAGGTATTCGAAATCGGCATGAACCGCGCGGTCGACGTGCTCGCGCAGGCGGCCAATCGGGGCAATGGAGGCACCCGCGCCAAGGCAGAGCCGATCAAGCTGCTTGGTGCGCATCCCACCAGCGGCGGCGAGATCAAGGTCATGCCGGGACGTTATGGCCCCTATGTTACCGACGGCACCACCAATGCGACGATTCCCAAGGACGTGAAGCCCGAGGAGATCACCGAAGCGCAGGCGATCGAGTTGATCGACGCGCGCGCGGCGAAGGGTCCGGCGAAGAAGAAGGGCCGTAAGGCACCGGCCAGGAAGAAGGCCGCGCCGAAGAAGAAAGCCGCGGCGAAGAAGGCAGCGGGCTGA